One genomic segment of Erythrobacter sp. THAF29 includes these proteins:
- a CDS encoding methyl-accepting chemotaxis protein, producing the protein MILAYGWFVTALLILASAFYGGSLPLLALASAVLSVSQTILAVRRRVNRNTRSLIGAVAALQPALLSVGMIGTHWHTEAHMLFFVALMALIMLCDHRPILSATAIIILHDCATITGLLSVGAGERGSLFLASVHTVTIIVISAILCSITLALGHVMDKLESSRRKSEEQTVLLNEQAAELQQALHRVENERQAREQAEQERFAQRKADCLRFASEFEKSVANVIQSVSSTACVLEQTTKQLDRIAQENDERAAAYSVSAEAAAKAADRVARGVAELSESISKIAVTASQQEDLTARATERTASGGEAMGSLAEHSDTIEEATRAILRIADRTELLSLNAAIEAASAGPAGRGFTAVAQEVKALATQASDTASEIDAFLSGVRSGTRKADHSFSAINEAITALNAAARAIRCDVDQQRQSAGTIQDYARGAASAVQEMSERSKSLAHSAEITKKLSSELDDAATALLTNIHQLARVTERFSDRMKEAA; encoded by the coding sequence TTGATCCTTGCATACGGATGGTTTGTCACAGCGCTCCTGATACTCGCATCGGCGTTCTACGGGGGCTCACTGCCCCTGCTGGCGCTCGCCAGCGCTGTGCTCAGTGTTTCGCAGACAATTCTCGCTGTCCGCCGGAGGGTCAACCGGAACACCCGCTCGCTCATCGGTGCGGTGGCCGCCTTGCAGCCTGCCCTACTCTCGGTCGGGATGATCGGGACACATTGGCACACCGAAGCGCATATGCTCTTTTTCGTGGCGCTGATGGCGTTGATCATGCTCTGCGATCACCGTCCGATCCTGTCGGCTACTGCGATCATAATCCTTCACGATTGCGCGACGATCACAGGCCTGCTCAGCGTGGGAGCGGGCGAACGAGGTTCTCTGTTTCTGGCCAGCGTCCATACCGTCACCATTATCGTTATCAGCGCTATTTTGTGCTCGATAACGCTTGCGCTCGGCCATGTGATGGACAAACTCGAATCGTCGCGCCGAAAGAGCGAAGAACAAACTGTCCTTCTCAATGAACAGGCCGCCGAGCTCCAGCAAGCCCTGCACCGCGTCGAAAACGAGCGACAGGCTCGCGAACAAGCCGAGCAGGAACGCTTCGCGCAGCGCAAGGCCGATTGTTTGCGCTTTGCGAGCGAGTTCGAGAAATCTGTAGCCAATGTCATACAGTCTGTGAGCAGCACCGCGTGTGTCTTGGAACAAACCACCAAGCAGCTAGACCGGATCGCGCAGGAAAACGACGAGCGCGCCGCCGCCTACTCGGTATCTGCCGAAGCTGCCGCCAAAGCCGCCGACAGGGTGGCCCGCGGTGTTGCGGAACTGAGCGAGTCTATTTCCAAGATTGCGGTCACTGCCAGCCAACAGGAAGACCTGACCGCCCGCGCGACCGAACGGACCGCATCCGGCGGTGAAGCGATGGGCTCGTTGGCCGAGCATTCGGATACAATCGAAGAGGCGACGCGCGCTATCCTCCGCATTGCAGACCGCACCGAGCTTCTTTCGCTGAACGCTGCGATCGAGGCAGCCTCTGCCGGCCCGGCTGGGCGCGGCTTCACAGCGGTGGCGCAAGAGGTGAAGGCGCTCGCCACACAAGCCAGCGACACCGCGTCCGAAATCGACGCTTTCCTGAGCGGGGTACGCTCGGGCACTCGCAAAGCCGACCACAGTTTCAGCGCAATCAACGAGGCGATCACTGCACTCAATGCGGCGGCGAGGGCAATCCGCTGCGATGTCGATCAGCAGCGCCAATCAGCAGGCACCATACAGGACTATGCCCGGGGAGCGGCGAGCGCCGTGCAGGAGATGTCCGAACGCAGCAAGTCCCTCGCCCATTCGGCCGAGATCACCAAGAAACTGTCTTCCGAGCTCGACGATGCGGCAACAGCGCTGCTGACCAATATTCATCAGCTCGCAAGGGTGACAGAGAGATTTTCCGATCGGATGAAGGAAGCGGCCTGA